CAGTTCCTGTTGTTCTAGTTGTTTAGCTCCGTCAGGACATTCTTCCAAACCATTGTCACCGTGCTTGTCAAGTTCCTTCTTAAGATCACTCCACTGCTTACAGGTAAGGTTACCAAGATCATTAGGCATTATTTTGTCGAGATTTTCTACTTTTATCCACTCTTCACTGCCATTATCACTATTAGTAAGCTTGTCTTTCTGGTACCAGCCCTTAACATCATTTTGTCCATTATAGTTTAGATATAGCAACACTGGAGTATTCTGGTTGCAATAAAAGGCATAGGCACTGGGTGAATCCTGTATAGGAAATGGTACttttttcaaatttatttTCCTCCTACCACCATACTGGCCGTTATCGTAGTACCTTATACCTGCAAGGTCCACTCCTTGATTAACGGAATGTTTGTAGGCTTTAAGGGAACTTGATTCCCCATGGTCTTTACAACGAATCGTCACTTGATCAACTCTGACTTTAGCACTACCATCCTTCTTAGTCTTACCATGCTTATTGCAACAATAACTAATCTGAGATGTTCCACCTTTTGTGAGATTAATAGTGACATAATTCCGGTATGAGCAAGCAAATCCATCTAACTTGTGAATAATCTCTGTGGATTGGCTTTCATAATTATCATAAGGTTCCTCTCCATTACCTAGACTTTTTAGTAATTTGAATTCCTCTTTACTGAAATGAGTATAGGCAATAAAACCAACAGCATTACCATAGTCAGTCACCTTCTTGGCTTCTAGTCCACCTGGTTTATCAGGATGCCATTTGCAACTACATTCTGCTCCAATAATCTCTCCACATTTGTTCTTTGGATTTAACTGGAGCCATCTATcagtcatcctccatgtcCATAGAGAGTATGTCTTTCAAgactctgagatccatgagcAGTCTCTTAGCTACTCCTCATCTATACATCCATCCTCCCTTTGTCCCTTCTATACTCCATCCATTAATGAACATACAAACCACTCAATGCTGGGCACCTCACATGGCTCACTTTCTCAACGGTACCAAAAGCTTGCAGTGCATAGTCTTACCAAAGATACCATCCACAGTACTGTTACAACTCCAATCGGTCTGAGCTCCTCTCGTATTAGACACCATGATTGCGCGGAAATTTCTTCCGAGTCATCTAGTCACTGAATTTCCTCCTCTTTGTAcccttctaggtacctctCATGTCTAGAGGCTCCTGGAGACCTGCGTCGTTGCGCCTGGCTGTCACCTCGCACCGGTTTCTGTGCCAATTGTACTCGCCGTCTCTGTTGCCACGGACTTTATTTCCATGAATTTTTAATCTACTGGCTGAAGTGACCGCCGCTGCGACTATTGTGGAACTGCCCTCTGGTCAGGTTGGTGTGTACGTTGGCCACCGCTTGTCCTCCCTACCACTTTCAGTTATCCTTGTCATTTCTGTAGTATAAAAATAAATTGCGGTTATTCGGTAGGACATAACCGCGGACTTGTTTTTAAATGGACTAGCCGCTCAGAAAACTTGTGGCTTGTCCATCACCGAGGGACCAGGATTTTGTCTCGATAGCGAGGTATCTCGTGCAAAACTCATCTCAGTCTTGAATAGGGGCGTCAGAGGTATAGTCAAGGGGTAGTTGGATAGAGGAGGAGCCGTCTGGAGATTTGGATGAAAAGGCTCAGTAAAGGCCATTCGGAGACCTTTTCTGGGTTCAGAAGTACGAGATGTAGACAGGACTCAGCTGTACAAGTACAGGAGAAGAAATGTGTCTAAAGGTTGACAGGAAATCTCGTGCGTTGCGATGATAAACGATTCTTCGACAACAAGTTCAAGCCTCTCGGTTCCAAAGGCTGACATGAAGAAGCTGGACAATGAGATCCAGAGCATTCTTGCGCAGTTTGAGAAACCGAGGGAGTGGGCTGATTTAACAAACTGTTTGGTCCGCCTCTACCGTATAATTA
This region of Theileria equi strain WA chromosome 1, complete sequence genomic DNA includes:
- a CDS encoding hypothetical protein (encoded by transcript BEWA_029300A), which gives rise to MTDRWLQLNPKNKCGEIIGAECSCKWHPDKPGGLEAKKVTDYGNAVGFIAYTHFSKEEFKLLKSLGNGEEPYDNYESQSTEIIHKLDGFACSYRNYVTINLTKGGTSQISYCCNKHGKTKKDGSAKVRVDQVTIRCKDHGESSSLKAYKHSVNQGVDLAGIRYYDNGQYGGRRKINLKKVPFPIQDSPSAYAFYCNQNTPVLLYLNYNGQNDVKGWYQKDKLTNSDNGSEEWIKVENLDKIMPNDLGNLTCKQWSDLKKELDKHGDNGLEECPDGAKQLEQQELEQESLSHADGGPTGKAGDDSAAASLGGDVPPGPEAPDEDGKGPTGDQVSTEKIDSPSAEQTQINVQSSEDSHKQRIDVSPGQATTQDAAQSGDGNGGQPAPDETNTSTTQAATSTSESTRTEGSPDPQPAQAVTGLEVVGGATGLGSIISGVFGGSAATFFGTCKLTYNKEHKTTFIHKLQWLHQL